A genome region from Tolypothrix sp. PCC 7712 includes the following:
- the prmC gene encoding peptide chain release factor N(5)-glutamine methyltransferase, with amino-acid sequence MTDTQPKVISGLQLWQWRQKAIQAAIATDVSVAEVDWLLQEIAGLDRLALRLESYKNWPQIQLELSLEDLDRLWQRRLHDRLPVQYIAGVTPWRQFKIAVSSAVLIPRPETECLIDLAVTAAATSGTIPSLTKGHWVDLGTGSGAIALGLASVFPESTIHAVDYSPEALAIAAANAQKLGFANQIRFYQGSWWEPLTPMKGQFSGMVSNPPYIPTSALPTLQPEVIRHEPHLALDGGGDGLDCIRHLIEISPSYLRPGGVWLIEMMAGQADNVREILQNHGSYKNIQIHSDLEGIERFALAYLKDEG; translated from the coding sequence ATGACGGATACACAGCCAAAAGTAATTTCTGGTTTACAACTTTGGCAGTGGCGACAGAAGGCAATTCAAGCTGCGATCGCCACAGATGTTTCAGTAGCGGAAGTTGATTGGCTGCTACAAGAGATAGCTGGTTTAGATCGCTTGGCACTTCGTTTGGAATCGTACAAAAATTGGCCTCAAATTCAACTGGAGTTGTCTTTAGAAGATTTGGATCGATTGTGGCAAAGGCGGTTACACGATCGCTTGCCAGTACAGTACATCGCAGGAGTTACACCTTGGCGACAGTTTAAAATTGCCGTATCGAGCGCAGTTTTGATTCCCCGGCCAGAAACGGAATGCTTAATTGATTTAGCTGTAACAGCAGCTGCAACTAGTGGGACTATCCCATCATTAACAAAAGGACATTGGGTGGACTTAGGTACTGGTAGTGGAGCGATCGCTCTCGGACTAGCAAGTGTCTTTCCAGAGTCAACCATTCACGCTGTGGATTACAGTCCTGAAGCTTTGGCGATCGCAGCGGCAAATGCCCAAAAATTAGGTTTTGCCAACCAAATTAGGTTTTATCAAGGTTCCTGGTGGGAGCCACTAACACCGATGAAAGGTCAGTTTAGTGGTATGGTATCGAATCCGCCTTATATTCCTACCAGTGCCTTACCTACCCTACAACCAGAAGTAATTCGCCATGAACCACATTTAGCTTTAGATGGTGGTGGTGATGGCTTAGATTGCATCCGCCATTTAATTGAAATCTCTCCTAGCTATTTACGGCCTGGTGGCGTATGGCTAATTGAGATGATGGCAGGACAGGCTGATAACGTGCGAGAAATTTTGCAAAATCACGGTAGCTATAAAAATATTCAAATTCACTCTGATTTAGAGGGAATTGAACGTTTTGCCTTAGCTTACCTTAAGGATGAAGGGTGA
- a CDS encoding photosystem I reaction center subunit III gives MRRLFALALAICLWFNFAPPAKALGADLKPCADTPAFQELAKNARNTTADPQSGQKRFERYAQELCGPEGYPHLIVDGRLDKAGDFLIPSILFLYIAGWIGWVGRTYLQAIKKASDTEQKEIQIDLGLALPIIATGFAWPASAIKELLSGELTAKDTEIPISPR, from the coding sequence ATGCGACGATTGTTTGCTTTGGCTTTAGCGATTTGTCTTTGGTTCAATTTTGCCCCGCCTGCGAAGGCACTGGGGGCTGATCTGAAACCATGTGCAGACACTCCCGCTTTTCAAGAGCTAGCAAAAAATGCCCGTAATACTACCGCCGATCCCCAATCAGGCCAAAAACGGTTTGAGCGTTATGCCCAAGAATTATGTGGCCCTGAGGGTTACCCCCACTTGATTGTGGATGGTCGTCTCGATAAAGCAGGTGACTTTTTAATTCCCAGCATTCTCTTCCTTTACATTGCTGGTTGGATTGGTTGGGTAGGTCGTACTTATCTACAAGCCATCAAAAAGGCATCTGATACTGAACAAAAAGAAATCCAAATCGACCTCGGTTTGGCGCTACCAATTATAGCAACAGGCTTTGCTTGGCCTGCCTCTGCTATCAAGGAATTGCTCTCAGGTGAATTAACCGCTAAGGATACAGAAATTCCCATTTCCCCACGCTAA
- a CDS encoding alpha/beta fold hydrolase gives MATIEILGVPHAYELTAPTSCPHTLVFIHGWLNSRGYWQPVISRLSLDFQCLSYDLRGFGESQSQPETDFNREQISINLPPTPSNPVGSSFDPLYTPSAYAQDLAVLLQQLNITSAWLIGHSLGGTIALWAAAQMPDCIQGVICINAGGGIYLKESFEQFRSAGQRFLQMRPRWLSQIPLIDLLFTRASVARPLERYWARQRVIDFVVADPEAALGSLLDSTTEEEVNRLPQLVSQLKQPVYFLTGTNDKVMEPKYVRHLASFHKLFQYSGDNVIEIPDCGHLAMLEQPDAVASHISSIVGA, from the coding sequence ATGGCAACCATCGAAATCTTGGGCGTTCCCCACGCATACGAATTAACAGCTCCCACCTCTTGCCCTCATACTTTAGTTTTTATCCACGGTTGGCTAAATAGCCGTGGATACTGGCAGCCTGTTATTTCGCGGCTGTCATTAGATTTTCAGTGCTTGTCTTACGATTTACGGGGTTTTGGCGAATCGCAGTCCCAACCAGAAACAGACTTTAATCGGGAACAAATTTCTATAAATCTACCTCCCACTCCCAGTAATCCAGTTGGCTCCAGCTTCGATCCTCTATATACTCCATCTGCCTACGCTCAAGATTTAGCAGTTCTGTTGCAGCAGCTAAATATTACCAGTGCTTGGCTGATCGGCCACTCTTTAGGTGGGACGATCGCTCTTTGGGCAGCAGCACAAATGCCTGATTGTATTCAGGGAGTCATCTGTATCAATGCCGGTGGTGGTATTTATCTCAAGGAATCCTTTGAGCAGTTTCGTTCGGCTGGGCAGCGATTTTTACAGATGCGTCCTCGCTGGCTATCACAAATACCTTTGATTGATTTGCTGTTTACCAGAGCCAGTGTAGCGCGTCCTTTAGAGCGTTATTGGGCACGTCAGCGCGTGATTGATTTTGTCGTAGCCGATCCAGAAGCAGCTTTAGGATCGCTGTTAGATTCGACCACCGAAGAAGAAGTTAACCGCTTACCACAATTAGTCTCCCAACTGAAGCAGCCAGTTTATTTCTTAACGGGAACCAATGACAAAGTTATGGAACCCAAGTATGTTCGCCACCTAGCTAGCTTTCATAAGCTATTCCAATACTCTGGAGACAATGTGATAGAAATTCCTGATTGCGGTCATTTGGCAATGTTAGAACAGCCAGACGCGGTGGCTAGTCATATTAGCTCAATTGTTGGAGCCTAG
- the gmk gene encoding guanylate kinase: protein MMQVLPIQSAATTKECLPHGRLIVLTGPSGVGKGTLMRVLLQRHPELYYSVSMTTRSPRPGESNGKNYYFVSRSKFEQLVAQGEFLEWAEFAGNYYGTPREIVLNQVNSGKLVVLEIELEGARQIRASFPSAHSIFILPPSFDELEKRIRGRAQDSEEAIARRLRRAQEEIQAADEFDVQIVNDDFETALNALEADLFG, encoded by the coding sequence ATGATGCAAGTTCTACCCATCCAGAGTGCTGCTACTACTAAAGAATGCCTGCCTCATGGTCGGCTGATTGTTTTAACTGGTCCCAGTGGAGTTGGCAAAGGTACTTTAATGCGTGTACTTTTGCAACGTCATCCGGAACTCTATTATTCTGTATCCATGACGACTCGTTCTCCTCGTCCTGGCGAAAGCAACGGCAAAAATTATTATTTTGTGAGCCGTAGCAAGTTTGAACAATTAGTGGCCCAAGGCGAATTCTTGGAATGGGCAGAATTTGCTGGTAATTACTACGGAACACCCCGTGAAATCGTGCTTAACCAGGTCAATTCTGGAAAGTTAGTGGTACTAGAAATTGAGTTGGAAGGAGCAAGGCAAATTCGTGCTTCTTTCCCTAGTGCCCATAGCATTTTTATCTTGCCACCTTCCTTCGATGAACTGGAAAAGCGGATACGCGGTCGCGCTCAAGATTCTGAAGAAGCGATCGCTCGTCGTCTGCGCCGCGCTCAAGAAGAAATTCAAGCAGCAGATGAATTTGATGTTCAAATCGTTAATGACGATTTTGAAACCGCTTTAAATGCGCTAGAAGCAGATTTATTCGGGTAA
- a CDS encoding DUF3488 and DUF4129 domain-containing transglutaminase family protein — protein sequence MFNLSRINRFWRLPVGHDDWRQNQQKSPLIEVEDSIALRVLVLALVITGIGATDIAAQTNFSLWAIPVSVMGAIWSYRSRRNANITVKFCIAIGMLVALGAFFGRLLGELNDTRLGLAELLIQLQILHSFDTPRRKDLGYSIVIGLILLGVAATLSQTLAFAPVLLLFLAIALPTLVQDYRSRLGLEKLNLKPAKVKEKKLSSLLPFYFLLFTLIVALGLAIFAVLPRFPGYQLRTFPVSSSIPIKGNFTGRSIINPGYVRQGNSKNPGDGNNGDGNGQGANGQPGKIDDNFYYGFNSQMNQNLRGAMKPKVVMRVRSQAEGFWRVLAFDRYTGKGWEVSRNEDVTTLRRSPWSYQIFLPRPIIGGKTQEIVQTYTVVSDLPNLIPALSYPKEIYFPTSIIAVDKENGLRSPVALSEDLTYTVISEVPYRNRTNLGQASTKYPQSIKNYYLQIPPEIAEKVKQRTEEILANYNRERVGKSNKTLDSAYEKTLYLAQYLKQNYSIPDDPLGLPYLGDQEDLVDTFLFKYQGGYPDHFSTVLTIMLRSIGIPARLVAGFSPGQFNPFTGMYVVRNTDAYAMTEVYFPKYGWFAFDPIPNHPLIPPSIEDTQTFSVLNQLWRWVAGWLPSPVKGWLDYLFGTIFISLSKAIAWFFALFSQGWLGVLTGLILSTTTAFFTWLGWVQWREWLNRRWLKRLSPMESLYQQMLQWTAKQGLGKHPAQTPLEYARVAYQHHAPSNAQIIDEICQAYVKWRYGSHTPNLQQLRQRWQEVTTSTTKGLSKKKITNR from the coding sequence ATGTTTAACTTATCCAGGATCAATCGGTTTTGGCGTCTACCTGTAGGACATGACGATTGGCGGCAAAATCAGCAGAAGTCGCCTTTGATAGAAGTGGAAGATTCAATTGCCTTACGGGTGCTAGTGTTAGCTTTGGTAATTACGGGAATTGGGGCAACTGATATTGCTGCCCAGACTAATTTTAGTCTTTGGGCTATTCCTGTAAGTGTTATGGGTGCAATTTGGAGTTACCGTAGTCGCCGCAATGCCAATATTACAGTCAAGTTCTGCATTGCCATAGGAATGTTAGTAGCACTGGGTGCTTTCTTTGGGCGGTTATTAGGGGAATTAAATGATACCCGGTTGGGTTTAGCAGAGTTGCTGATTCAACTTCAAATACTCCACAGCTTTGATACGCCCCGTCGAAAAGATTTGGGCTATTCAATTGTCATTGGGCTCATTTTACTAGGGGTGGCAGCAACCCTGAGTCAGACTTTAGCATTTGCGCCTGTGCTGTTGTTATTTTTAGCGATCGCACTGCCAACTTTAGTCCAAGATTATCGCTCTAGACTGGGCTTGGAGAAACTAAACCTGAAACCAGCAAAGGTAAAAGAGAAAAAATTATCTTCTCTTTTACCTTTTTATTTTTTACTATTTACATTAATTGTGGCTCTAGGGCTGGCGATTTTTGCGGTTTTACCGAGATTTCCTGGTTATCAATTACGTACTTTTCCTGTTAGTTCTTCTATTCCTATTAAAGGTAATTTTACAGGTCGGAGCATTATTAATCCTGGTTATGTCCGTCAAGGTAATAGCAAAAATCCAGGCGATGGTAACAATGGTGATGGGAATGGCCAAGGCGCAAACGGCCAACCAGGCAAAATAGATGATAATTTTTATTACGGCTTTAATAGCCAAATGAACCAAAACCTGCGGGGCGCAATGAAGCCCAAGGTAGTGATGCGGGTGCGATCGCAGGCTGAGGGTTTTTGGCGCGTATTAGCATTTGATCGCTATACAGGTAAAGGCTGGGAAGTATCTCGCAATGAAGATGTTACCACCCTGCGGCGATCGCCTTGGTCTTACCAAATTTTTCTACCGAGGCCAATTATTGGGGGCAAAACTCAAGAGATAGTACAAACTTATACGGTTGTATCAGATTTACCTAACTTAATCCCTGCACTAAGTTATCCCAAAGAAATTTACTTTCCCACATCGATCATCGCTGTCGATAAAGAAAATGGCTTGCGATCGCCTGTGGCATTATCAGAGGATCTCACCTATACAGTCATTTCGGAAGTACCATACCGCAATCGCACTAACTTAGGACAAGCCTCTACTAAATATCCCCAAAGCATCAAAAATTATTATCTGCAAATTCCCCCAGAAATTGCCGAAAAAGTTAAACAACGCACGGAAGAAATACTCGCTAACTACAATCGTGAACGAGTAGGTAAGTCAAATAAAACCTTAGATTCTGCCTATGAAAAAACTCTTTACCTAGCCCAGTACTTAAAACAAAACTATTCTATTCCCGATGATCCTTTAGGGCTACCTTATTTAGGTGATCAAGAAGATTTAGTGGATACTTTCTTGTTTAAGTACCAAGGAGGCTACCCAGACCACTTTTCTACAGTACTCACAATCATGCTGCGTTCTATAGGCATTCCTGCACGCTTGGTAGCAGGATTTAGCCCAGGACAATTCAATCCGTTTACGGGGATGTATGTTGTCCGTAATACAGATGCCTATGCCATGACGGAAGTTTACTTTCCTAAATATGGCTGGTTTGCCTTTGATCCAATTCCTAACCATCCGCTTATACCCCCATCAATAGAAGATACTCAGACTTTTAGCGTCCTAAATCAACTGTGGCGCTGGGTGGCTGGCTGGTTACCTTCTCCTGTTAAAGGCTGGCTGGATTATCTATTTGGGACAATATTTATCTCTTTGAGTAAAGCGATCGCTTGGTTTTTTGCTTTATTCTCTCAGGGTTGGCTAGGTGTGTTGACTGGCTTAATCTTGTCCACCACAACTGCTTTCTTTACTTGGCTGGGTTGGGTACAGTGGCGCGAGTGGCTGAACCGTCGATGGTTAAAAAGATTATCACCAATGGAAAGCCTTTATCAACAAATGCTGCAATGGACAGCAAAACAAGGTTTAGGCAAACATCCGGCACAAACACCCTTAGAGTACGCCAGAGTTGCTTACCAGCATCATGCCCCAAGTAACGCCCAGATAATTGATGAAATTTGTCAAGCCTATGTGAAGTGGCGTTATGGTAGCCATACTCCTAACTTGCAGCAACTACGACAACGGTGGCAAGAAGTAACAACTAGCACCACTAAGGGACTTTCAAAGAAAAAAATCACCAATCGCTAG
- the remA gene encoding extracellular matrix/biofilm regulator RemA yields the protein MEIQLINIGFGNIVSANRVVAIVSPESAPIKRIITDARDRGQLIDATYGRRTRAVIITDSSHVILSAIQPETVANRFVISREHQNVEN from the coding sequence ATGGAAATTCAACTAATTAATATAGGTTTTGGCAACATCGTATCTGCCAACCGCGTAGTTGCCATTGTTAGTCCAGAGTCTGCACCGATTAAGCGGATCATTACTGATGCCCGCGACAGAGGTCAGCTGATTGACGCAACCTATGGTCGGAGGACGAGAGCTGTGATTATTACCGATTCCAGCCACGTCATTTTGTCAGCGATTCAACCAGAAACTGTAGCGAATCGCTTCGTAATTTCCCGCGAACATCAAAATGTAGAAAATTAA
- a CDS encoding GNAT family N-acetyltransferase: MGFWKTWFSTSESTAATRTGAFEEMSADVMGNSSPSSDRIVFSTEREIDLYELEELCDAVGWSRRPLRKVKKAIEHSFLVATMWQVRGNQRRLIGFARATSDHAFNATIWDVVVHPDFQGKGLGKALMKYVLKKLRSEEISNVTLFADPHVVDFYRTMGFMADPEGIKGMFWYPH; encoded by the coding sequence ATGGGTTTTTGGAAAACTTGGTTTAGTACTTCTGAATCTACTGCGGCAACCAGAACAGGTGCCTTTGAAGAGATGAGTGCGGATGTGATGGGCAACTCTAGCCCCAGTAGCGATCGCATCGTCTTTAGCACAGAGCGAGAGATTGACTTGTATGAACTCGAAGAACTCTGTGATGCCGTTGGTTGGTCGCGTCGTCCGTTGCGAAAAGTTAAAAAAGCTATTGAGCATAGTTTTCTCGTCGCCACCATGTGGCAGGTACGAGGAAACCAAAGGCGGCTCATTGGTTTTGCTCGCGCTACTTCCGATCATGCTTTTAATGCCACAATCTGGGATGTGGTAGTTCACCCAGACTTTCAAGGGAAAGGACTGGGGAAAGCGTTGATGAAATATGTCCTCAAAAAACTCAGAAGCGAAGAGATTAGCAATGTGACTCTCTTTGCTGACCCCCATGTAGTCGATTTTTATCGGACTATGGGTTTTATGGCCGACCCAGAAGGTATAAAAGGTATGTTCTGGTATCCTCATTAA
- the psaJ gene encoding photosystem I reaction center subunit IX yields the protein MADKGDSSSYLIKFISTAPVAATIWLTITAGILIEFNRFFPDLLFHPLP from the coding sequence ATGGCAGACAAAGGCGATAGCTCATCGTATTTGATTAAGTTTATTTCCACGGCACCTGTAGCTGCTACCATTTGGTTAACAATTACAGCTGGGATTTTAATCGAATTTAACCGCTTTTTCCCAGATTTACTTTTTCACCCATTACCATAA
- a CDS encoding Tic22 family protein translates to MKSLVRWGATLGLVGSTLLGSVFAGNIPVLALSEQQIKDKLDSVPVYLVTNDKGLPLSRPLPENQNGQKPGGSVTGVYLSRQEAQKFINDLRNTKEKDPKIQDMLKSLQVTAVPLGVIYQQLQQSKNQPNRLLFAFKPVDQEIQGAMDLLRQSGQKVDQFKSVPIFAVRFAPDQGYVPIKLTANEQQLIPLFLSKQDAQGLLSQVKPKYPKADIQVIDVDGVIKTLQDKNDPWLNQVVLVPSPESREYIKTLPRDNNANAPKAPARNNTQAPKPR, encoded by the coding sequence ATGAAATCATTGGTTCGCTGGGGCGCAACATTAGGTCTAGTCGGCAGTACACTCCTAGGATCAGTCTTTGCAGGCAATATACCAGTGCTGGCATTGTCTGAACAGCAAATAAAAGACAAGTTAGATTCCGTACCTGTGTATTTGGTGACGAATGACAAAGGTTTACCCCTCAGCCGTCCTTTACCAGAAAACCAAAACGGACAAAAACCTGGTGGCTCAGTGACAGGAGTTTACTTGAGCAGACAAGAAGCCCAAAAATTTATCAACGATTTGCGAAATACCAAAGAAAAAGATCCGAAAATTCAAGACATGCTTAAAAGTCTCCAGGTGACAGCAGTGCCTCTGGGGGTAATTTATCAGCAATTACAACAAAGCAAAAACCAACCCAACCGTCTTTTATTTGCCTTTAAACCTGTAGATCAGGAAATCCAAGGGGCAATGGACTTGCTACGCCAAAGCGGTCAAAAAGTAGATCAATTTAAGAGTGTGCCGATTTTCGCGGTGAGATTTGCGCCAGATCAAGGATATGTACCGATTAAACTGACTGCTAACGAACAGCAGTTGATTCCTTTGTTTTTAAGTAAGCAAGACGCACAGGGTTTATTAAGCCAAGTCAAGCCAAAATATCCCAAGGCTGATATTCAGGTGATTGATGTAGACGGAGTCATTAAAACATTACAGGATAAAAACGATCCTTGGCTGAATCAAGTTGTTTTAGTGCCATCTCCAGAATCTAGAGAATATATCAAGACTCTGCCTAGAGATAATAATGCCAATGCACCCAAGGCTCCCGCGCGGAACAATACACAAGCTCCCAAGCCTCGATAA
- a CDS encoding photosystem I reaction center protein subunit XI: protein MQAVDASKNNPSDPRNREVVFPAGRDPQIGNLETPVNSSPLVKWFVGNLPAYRPGLTPFRRGLEVGMAHGYWFFGPFAKLGPLRNTPSADLAGLLGAVGLVVLLTAALSLYSHSNPPKALASVTAGNPPDAFTSNEGWNNFASAFLIGGIGGAVVAYFLTINLELIQGLVG from the coding sequence ATGCAAGCAGTAGATGCATCCAAAAATAATCCCAGCGATCCTAGAAATCGTGAGGTTGTTTTTCCCGCAGGACGCGATCCACAAATAGGCAACCTAGAAACACCAGTTAATTCTTCTCCCTTAGTGAAGTGGTTTGTTGGTAACTTACCCGCATATCGTCCTGGTCTCACTCCATTTAGACGTGGGCTAGAAGTTGGTATGGCTCATGGTTACTGGTTCTTTGGCCCCTTTGCTAAATTAGGCCCACTGCGGAATACACCCAGTGCTGACTTAGCTGGCTTACTAGGAGCAGTCGGCTTGGTTGTACTTCTAACCGCTGCTTTGTCTTTGTATTCTCACAGCAATCCTCCCAAAGCACTTGCTAGCGTTACCGCTGGTAATCCTCCAGATGCTTTTACTAGCAATGAAGGCTGGAATAACTTTGCCAGTGCTTTCTTAATTGGTGGTATTGGTGGTGCAGTAGTTGCTTACTTCTTAACAATTAATTTGGAACTAATTCAAGGCCTAGTAGGTTAA
- a CDS encoding PatU, whose translation MNSDSESFHHQLLSLVLAEDVTTTEFSSVDCQEINGVENPLKQTAGFEGGRQELGGTPQTFQLGEIPTVQERFQAVIKHRLQLQIQNRPPLFPWETQLVDYPDYADEPSVAFVPTWGWIAQQSKLNLPVTLPESIFRQLLAKCQVLLTSSLPLGAKLVQAVEELFPSDTQTLNNLNSIAGLVLRSPSRSVEALETMPNLQNDYSDLKESQQMALSLLTVKQLLETLTIPISLTNSVVEREWLTTVGVLKLKIEYQSQKGKLRVQGELPTRGIFQLQGNGTQAVAQSSSVGSLIVELPCQHINQTYTLEVDFPEIDQQPLLFVINPT comes from the coding sequence ATGAATAGTGACTCAGAATCCTTTCATCACCAATTACTTAGTTTGGTGTTGGCAGAAGATGTCACCACCACTGAGTTCTCCTCGGTAGATTGTCAGGAAATTAACGGGGTGGAAAACCCACTTAAGCAAACTGCCGGCTTTGAAGGTGGGAGGCAAGAGTTGGGTGGGACACCCCAAACCTTTCAATTGGGAGAAATTCCTACTGTGCAAGAACGTTTTCAAGCCGTCATTAAACACCGGTTACAACTTCAAATTCAAAACCGTCCTCCCTTATTCCCTTGGGAAACACAATTAGTAGACTACCCCGATTACGCCGACGAACCATCGGTAGCTTTTGTTCCTACTTGGGGTTGGATAGCACAACAGTCAAAGCTGAATTTGCCAGTTACTCTGCCGGAAAGCATTTTCCGTCAGTTGTTAGCAAAATGTCAAGTATTACTGACATCTTCCCTACCTTTGGGGGCAAAATTAGTTCAGGCTGTGGAAGAGTTATTTCCTAGCGATACTCAAACCCTAAACAACCTCAACAGCATAGCTGGATTAGTTCTGAGAAGTCCTTCTCGATCTGTAGAAGCACTGGAGACAATGCCTAATCTTCAGAACGATTATTCAGATTTAAAAGAATCTCAACAAATGGCGTTGTCGTTACTCACAGTTAAGCAACTACTAGAGACTTTAACTATACCCATCTCACTCACCAATTCAGTGGTAGAAAGAGAATGGCTGACTACTGTGGGTGTTCTGAAGCTGAAAATTGAATACCAATCCCAGAAAGGAAAACTGCGGGTTCAAGGTGAGTTACCCACAAGAGGTATTTTCCAACTTCAAGGTAATGGTACCCAAGCCGTAGCCCAGTCTTCTAGTGTGGGAAGCTTGATTGTAGAATTACCTTGCCAGCACATTAACCAAACTTATACCTTAGAAGTGGATTTCCCAGAAATCGACCAACAGCCACTTTTGTTTGTGATTAATCCAACATAA
- a CDS encoding L-threonylcarbamoyladenylate synthase translates to MTQVSLAELVTGARAGNLVSFPTDTVPALATLPEKAALIFAAKQRSQDKPLILMAASGADLWTYVQGSDREYQIWQELTAKYWPGGLTLVLPASVLVPKEMNPTDPTTIGIRVPASAIAQQILAQTGPMATTSANLSGQPPLQTMAEIDAQFPEALTLIATEFQTEVSAMGVPSTVAKWTGTSWQILRQGTIKL, encoded by the coding sequence ATGACACAAGTTTCTTTGGCTGAACTGGTAACTGGCGCACGTGCTGGCAATTTAGTTAGCTTTCCTACAGATACGGTTCCTGCACTAGCAACGTTACCAGAAAAAGCGGCTTTAATATTTGCAGCTAAACAGCGCAGTCAAGATAAACCGTTGATTTTAATGGCGGCTAGCGGAGCAGATTTGTGGACTTATGTGCAGGGAAGCGATCGCGAATATCAAATTTGGCAAGAATTAACAGCTAAATATTGGCCTGGGGGTCTAACTTTGGTTTTACCAGCTTCTGTTTTAGTACCAAAGGAGATGAACCCTACAGACCCTACCACAATCGGAATTAGAGTACCAGCAAGTGCGATCGCCCAACAAATTTTGGCGCAAACAGGCCCTATGGCTACCACCAGCGCTAATCTTTCTGGACAGCCACCTTTGCAGACGATGGCAGAAATTGACGCTCAGTTTCCCGAAGCTTTGACTTTAATCGCCACAGAATTTCAAACGGAAGTCTCAGCAATGGGTGTACCTTCTACAGTGGCTAAATGGACGGGGACAAGTTGGCAAATTTTGCGGCAAGGTACGATCAAGTTATAG
- the tsaD gene encoding tRNA (adenosine(37)-N6)-threonylcarbamoyltransferase complex transferase subunit TsaD: protein MATVLAIETSCDETAVAIVNNRHVCSSIIASQIPIHQQYGGVVPEVASRQHLETINWAIAQALEQSQFSWEQIDGIAATCAPGLVGALLVGLTAAKTLAIIQKKPFLGVHHLEGHIYATYLSEPTLNPPFLSLLVSGGHTSLIYVKDCGIYETLGETRDDAAGEAFDKIARLLKLGYPGGPVIDQLAQTGNPQAFALPEGKVSLPGGGYHRYDGSFSGLKTAVLRLVQQLEKNNTPIPIPDVAASFQETVARSLTKRAIACALDYGLSTIAVGGGVAANSGLRKNLQAAAAEHNLRVLFPPLKFCTDNAAMIACAAAEHLSRGHTSPLTLGVESRLSLAQVMKLYQQG, encoded by the coding sequence ATGGCAACCGTTTTAGCAATCGAAACTAGCTGTGATGAAACTGCCGTAGCAATTGTTAACAATCGTCATGTTTGTAGCAGCATCATAGCTTCTCAAATTCCCATCCATCAGCAGTATGGCGGAGTAGTACCAGAGGTAGCATCTCGCCAGCACCTAGAAACGATCAATTGGGCGATCGCGCAAGCGTTAGAGCAAAGCCAATTCAGCTGGGAGCAAATTGATGGCATAGCCGCCACCTGCGCCCCTGGACTTGTCGGCGCGCTGTTGGTAGGGTTAACTGCTGCCAAAACTTTAGCAATCATCCAAAAAAAGCCATTCTTGGGAGTTCACCATCTCGAAGGCCACATTTACGCAACTTACTTGAGCGAGCCAACTTTAAATCCCCCTTTCCTTAGCTTACTCGTTTCGGGAGGACATACAAGCTTGATTTATGTCAAGGATTGTGGTATTTACGAAACTCTGGGAGAAACCCGTGATGATGCGGCAGGAGAAGCTTTTGACAAAATAGCGCGGCTGTTAAAGCTGGGTTATCCAGGGGGGCCAGTAATTGATCAATTGGCACAGACAGGCAATCCTCAAGCCTTTGCTTTGCCAGAAGGCAAAGTTTCCCTCCCTGGCGGGGGATATCATCGCTATGACGGCAGTTTTAGCGGCTTGAAGACGGCTGTACTGCGGTTAGTGCAGCAATTAGAGAAGAATAATACTCCCATCCCTATCCCCGATGTTGCAGCCAGCTTTCAAGAAACTGTAGCGCGATCGCTTACCAAAAGAGCGATCGCCTGTGCCTTAGATTATGGACTCAGTACAATTGCTGTAGGCGGAGGTGTAGCAGCCAACAGTGGATTAAGAAAAAACTTACAAGCAGCAGCTGCCGAGCATAACTTGCGCGTCCTCTTCCCGCCCTTAAAATTTTGTACTGATAACGCTGCCATGATTGCCTGTGCTGCCGCCGAACATTTATCGCGAGGGCATACCTCTCCCCTAACGCTAGGCGTAGAATCTAGGTTATCGCTGGCTCAGGTGATGAAGTTGTATCAACAAGGTTAG